One window of the Archangium primigenium genome contains the following:
- a CDS encoding serine/threonine-protein kinase, which produces MGGDDLIPGTVLSTAPRTAKSGGSSQEENALQPGDILGSYQLEQLLGEGSMGQVFQARHVRLGRQVALKVLRSAFAHDSTFVRRFFQEAHAVNQINHEHIVEIFDFVEDTAHGHVYCVMELLRGQSLSDLLRDEKLSLARIRRLMVQVCAALGAAHHLGVVHRDIKPDNLFVAHKNGQEDFVKVLDFGVAKVLTAEGLNGTLDGTIIGTPTYMSPEQAAGLPVDARADIYAVGTVLYELLSGRPPFVASNFGQLMVKILTEAPPALPTLTPGGEAIPPALAHLALRCLSKDPEARPAQLSELISALVADSVVPVAPEDRPTQPVRVPLALIARRPVVRASAGLLVAAVAGLGVWWTTSHGHASSATPVAPTPVAERPVPTPAPVPVSLTVRSAPAGARVVRADTGEMLGVTPWVANLPASAAPLGLRVELAGYTPSEHKVSLDASSTLEVPLVPVPVVTKPARSTSAHTRASTSRKSTSGSRDAVIDPFAP; this is translated from the coding sequence ATGGGCGGCGACGACCTCATCCCGGGTACGGTACTCTCCACGGCTCCTCGAACCGCGAAGTCGGGTGGTTCATCTCAAGAGGAGAACGCGTTGCAGCCGGGTGACATCCTGGGCAGTTATCAACTGGAGCAGCTCCTGGGTGAGGGCTCCATGGGTCAGGTCTTCCAGGCGCGCCATGTGCGTCTGGGTCGCCAGGTAGCGCTCAAGGTACTGCGCTCGGCGTTCGCCCACGACTCCACCTTCGTGCGGCGCTTCTTCCAGGAGGCCCACGCGGTCAATCAGATCAACCACGAGCACATCGTGGAGATCTTCGACTTCGTCGAGGACACGGCCCACGGTCACGTCTACTGCGTGATGGAGCTGCTGCGCGGCCAGAGCCTGTCGGACCTGCTGCGCGACGAGAAGCTGTCGCTGGCGCGCATCCGCCGGCTCATGGTGCAGGTGTGCGCGGCGCTCGGCGCGGCGCACCACCTGGGCGTGGTGCACCGGGACATCAAGCCGGACAACCTCTTCGTCGCGCACAAGAACGGCCAGGAGGACTTCGTCAAGGTGCTCGACTTCGGCGTGGCCAAGGTGCTCACCGCCGAGGGCCTCAATGGCACCCTGGACGGCACCATCATCGGCACGCCCACGTACATGTCGCCCGAGCAGGCCGCGGGGCTGCCGGTGGACGCGCGCGCGGACATCTACGCCGTGGGCACGGTGCTCTACGAGCTGCTCAGCGGACGGCCGCCCTTCGTGGCGTCCAACTTCGGCCAGCTCATGGTGAAGATCCTCACCGAGGCGCCGCCCGCGCTGCCCACGCTCACGCCCGGGGGCGAGGCCATTCCTCCGGCGCTGGCGCACCTGGCGCTGCGCTGCCTGTCCAAGGATCCCGAGGCGCGGCCCGCCCAGCTCTCCGAACTCATCTCCGCGCTGGTGGCCGACTCCGTGGTGCCGGTGGCGCCCGAGGACCGGCCCACCCAGCCGGTGCGCGTGCCCCTGGCGCTGATCGCGCGGCGGCCCGTGGTGCGCGCCTCCGCGGGGCTGCTGGTCGCGGCCGTGGCGGGGCTCGGCGTCTGGTGGACGACCTCTCATGGCCACGCGTCCTCCGCGACGCCCGTGGCGCCGACCCCGGTCGCCGAGCGGCCCGTGCCCACGCCCGCGCCCGTGCCCGTGTCGCTCACCGTGCGCTCGGCGCCGGCGGGCGCCCGCGTGGTGCGCGCCGACACGGGCGAGATGCTGGGCGTGACGCCGTGGGTGGCGAACCTGCCCGCGTCCGCCGCGCCGCTGGGCCTGCGCGTGGAGCTCGCGGGCTACACGCCGAGCGAGCACAAGGTGTCGCTGGATGCGTCCTCCACGCTCGAGGTGCCCCTGGTGCCCGTGCCGGTGGTGACCAAACCCGCGCGGAGCACGTCGGCGCACACCCGCGCCTCCACCTCGCGCAAGTCCACCTCGGGAAGCCGTGATGCCGTCATCGATCCGTTCGCGCCGTGA
- a CDS encoding FHA domain-containing protein, which yields MARSLLLSLLVRQHLALKEKFRARYPHSWLVWESGAWNVSEGREQNHGATRVPNDDLSDCLPTGDAMCFELSPGRGVLTIGRASHNQFVINDATVSREHLVLRARSDDSWTVEAHEHSGQTLLEGQRLPPGQPAPLGPGMHLMLGDVRLTFHDSDSFHQRMADTAQLLMASARGGPGRPL from the coding sequence ATGGCACGTTCCCTCTTGCTGTCGCTGCTCGTGCGGCAGCACCTCGCACTGAAGGAGAAGTTCCGCGCCCGCTATCCGCATAGCTGGCTGGTCTGGGAGTCCGGCGCGTGGAACGTGTCGGAGGGCCGCGAGCAGAACCACGGCGCCACACGGGTCCCCAACGACGATCTCAGTGACTGCCTGCCCACCGGCGACGCCATGTGCTTCGAGCTGAGCCCGGGCCGGGGGGTGCTGACGATTGGACGCGCCTCGCACAACCAGTTCGTCATCAACGACGCCACGGTGTCGCGCGAGCACCTGGTCTTGCGCGCCCGGAGCGACGACAGCTGGACGGTGGAGGCGCACGAGCACAGCGGGCAGACGCTGCTCGAGGGCCAACGGCTGCCGCCCGGCCAGCCCGCGCCCCTGGGGCCCGGCATGCACCTGATGTTGGGGGACGTGCGGCTCACCTTCCACGACTCGGACAGCTTCCACCAGCGCATGGCCGACACGGCCCAGTTGCTGATGGCCAGCGCGCGCGGGGGCCCGGGCCGCCCGCTCTGA
- a CDS encoding metallophosphoesterase, producing the protein MPIPPRLLVFLGLLSILVISSHIYLYRRLVRDTGRHPTWRRVGLVLWTLLGATLVTARPLSALLPSAATSALSQFSWYWMGVATYLLLSVMTLGGVRGLVEWVARRRAKAPASATLAAPAPVSEERRELLARAGAGAALAVTGGFSGYGMWRAFHPPVVNEAEVKLPGLPRVLDGLTIVQLSDIHVGPLIQRRFMDELVARTNALKGDLVCITGDLVDGSVEELGPAAAALRDLRSRYGTFFCTGNHEYYSGDEEWAEALTRMDVTVLRNRFVRVGDAGGSFDLVGVDDWAAARSGFPTRSYDLAAATRGRDPSRASVLLAHQPAGWREQAQKAGMGLQLSGHTHGGQFFPFTGVVAAVWEHDAGFFQEGAHSLYVSRGTGFWGPPLRVGAPPEIVRLTLRAG; encoded by the coding sequence ATGCCCATTCCCCCCCGGCTCCTCGTCTTCCTCGGTCTGCTGTCCATCCTGGTGATCAGCAGCCACATCTATCTGTACCGGCGCCTCGTGCGGGACACGGGCCGGCACCCCACCTGGCGGCGCGTGGGGCTCGTGCTGTGGACCCTGCTCGGCGCGACGCTGGTCACCGCCCGGCCGCTCTCGGCCCTGTTGCCCTCGGCCGCGACGAGCGCCCTGTCCCAGTTCAGCTGGTACTGGATGGGCGTGGCCACCTACCTGCTGCTCTCGGTGATGACGCTCGGCGGTGTGCGCGGCCTCGTCGAGTGGGTGGCCCGGAGACGCGCGAAGGCACCCGCCTCCGCGACCCTCGCGGCCCCGGCCCCCGTGTCCGAGGAGCGGCGCGAGCTGCTGGCCCGGGCGGGCGCGGGCGCGGCGCTGGCGGTCACCGGGGGCTTCAGCGGCTATGGCATGTGGCGCGCCTTCCACCCCCCCGTGGTGAACGAGGCGGAGGTGAAGCTGCCGGGGCTGCCGCGCGTCCTGGACGGCCTCACGATCGTGCAGCTCAGCGACATCCACGTGGGCCCGCTCATCCAGCGCCGCTTCATGGACGAGCTGGTCGCCCGCACCAACGCGCTCAAGGGTGACCTCGTGTGCATCACGGGAGACCTGGTGGACGGCAGCGTGGAGGAGCTCGGCCCGGCGGCGGCGGCGCTGCGCGACCTGCGCTCGCGCTACGGCACGTTCTTCTGCACGGGCAACCACGAGTACTACTCGGGCGACGAGGAATGGGCCGAGGCCCTCACCCGCATGGACGTGACGGTGCTGCGCAACCGCTTCGTGCGCGTGGGCGACGCGGGCGGCTCGTTCGACCTGGTGGGCGTGGATGACTGGGCGGCGGCGCGCTCGGGCTTCCCCACGCGTTCCTACGACCTGGCGGCGGCCACCCGGGGGCGAGACCCCTCGCGGGCGTCCGTGCTGCTCGCGCACCAGCCGGCGGGCTGGCGGGAGCAGGCGCAGAAGGCGGGCATGGGCCTGCAACTGTCCGGACACACCCACGGCGGCCAGTTCTTCCCCTTCACCGGGGTGGTGGCCGCCGTGTGGGAGCACGACGCGGGCTTCTTCCAGGAAGGCGCGCACTCGCTCTACGTGAGCCGGGGCACGGGCTTCTGGGGCCCGCCCCTGCGGGTGGGCGCGCCGCCGGAGATCGTCAGGCTCACGCTGCGCGCGGGCTGA
- a CDS encoding DUF5953 family protein, protein MTTRARIHLHVFAPALTGDDGRPLAAVEGMERALTGLRLAWKISKEGQPIALPRREAWLAETAASGKFGLLCNGDEYYPVTMGGRRHSGDSSPGGQPRLVVHAELPQDTAVVAAAADMLERVAEGALAWWGVIAPGPMRDIIADQICPEEVGPHAPPLGLPALNLPWNIRSPEIPEHLGWLNYWSASAAQAIGFPEAACHAELMSRSRRTASGGWVVRLTDAPLDPSNAAHLGVLRRTYERFPVIGGRAES, encoded by the coding sequence ATGACCACTCGAGCCCGCATTCATCTGCACGTCTTCGCGCCAGCACTCACGGGCGACGATGGTCGTCCACTCGCCGCCGTTGAAGGGATGGAGCGCGCGCTCACCGGCTTGCGCCTGGCGTGGAAGATCTCCAAGGAGGGCCAACCCATCGCGCTGCCGCGACGCGAGGCGTGGCTGGCGGAGACCGCGGCGAGCGGCAAGTTCGGGTTGCTGTGCAATGGAGATGAGTATTACCCGGTGACGATGGGCGGCCGACGTCACTCCGGGGACTCGAGTCCTGGAGGGCAGCCCCGGTTGGTGGTGCATGCCGAATTGCCACAGGACACGGCCGTTGTCGCGGCGGCTGCGGACATGCTGGAGCGCGTCGCGGAGGGTGCTCTCGCCTGGTGGGGCGTCATCGCGCCCGGCCCCATGAGGGACATCATCGCGGACCAGATATGCCCCGAGGAGGTGGGGCCACATGCGCCGCCTCTCGGGTTGCCCGCGTTGAATCTCCCATGGAACATCCGCTCACCCGAGATTCCAGAGCACCTGGGATGGTTGAACTATTGGTCGGCGTCAGCCGCCCAGGCCATTGGTTTTCCGGAGGCCGCGTGCCATGCCGAGCTGATGTCACGGTCCCGACGAACGGCGTCGGGAGGGTGGGTGGTACGGCTCACGGATGCGCCACTCGATCCGAGCAATGCCGCGCATCTGGGGGTCCTCCGGCGGACCTACGAGCGCTTCCCCGTCATTGGCGGTCGCGCCGAGTCTTGA
- a CDS encoding tetratricopeptide repeat protein produces the protein MPSSIRSRREFSGRWWGLLALVLLALAPLSARAAPVGKAQVEAQARAKFAEGNSAYEKADFQAALDAYVEAYRLMPLPGFLFNIAQCHRQLGRPEQAAFHYRRYLALSKRPPPNAPLVRDLIAEMDAAAKKQEEPRRDEPKTAPLRTQTQEIAARHAREDTARKQAVTPPAAEVQGESLARKWWVWAGAGAVAVVAGGLIYAATAPDPRPTTLGTIR, from the coding sequence ATGCCGTCATCGATCCGTTCGCGCCGTGAGTTCTCCGGGCGCTGGTGGGGGCTGCTCGCCCTGGTGCTGCTCGCCCTGGCCCCGCTGTCCGCGCGCGCGGCCCCCGTCGGCAAGGCCCAGGTAGAGGCCCAGGCGCGCGCGAAGTTCGCCGAGGGCAACAGCGCCTACGAGAAGGCGGACTTCCAGGCCGCGCTGGACGCCTATGTCGAGGCCTACCGGCTGATGCCGCTGCCGGGCTTCCTCTTCAACATCGCCCAGTGCCACCGGCAGTTGGGTCGGCCCGAGCAGGCCGCCTTCCACTACCGGCGCTACTTGGCGCTCTCCAAGCGCCCGCCGCCCAACGCGCCCCTGGTGCGCGACCTCATCGCGGAGATGGACGCGGCGGCGAAGAAGCAGGAAGAGCCACGGCGCGACGAGCCCAAGACGGCGCCCCTGCGCACCCAGACGCAGGAGATCGCCGCGCGCCACGCCCGGGAGGACACCGCGCGCAAGCAGGCCGTGACCCCCCCCGCCGCGGAAGTGCAGGGCGAGAGCCTGGCGCGCAAGTGGTGGGTGTGGGCGGGCGCGGGCGCCGTGGCGGTGGTGGCTGGCGGCCTCATCTACGCGGCCACCGCGCCGGACCCCCGGCCCACCACGCTGGGCACCATCCGCTGA
- a CDS encoding PEGA domain-containing protein, whose product MPNRFVLSGALLLALLALAPAPARAQGGFGLDLSGDSTPQAPLEQGEEPPPDSGSLGLDLSSGPNAELQPRLAYVGLDTPERAGAAVSKRWVGWLQSAAFRTGRVVRAADPAETRKQLGAEYAALVRCQEAECMKAAADTLDADLLTTSRLALEDDGWTLRLWTYDRDRGVVETDTVTGRKPADSAFIREAGTVLARRVTELARPRALLKVTCNVSQAVVRVGERMLGVGSVEAKLPPGEVQLIVEADDYTPSTRTLTLVAGETKEVAVRLELNGPSPEGPGLDAVANLKSSRKKSSGPSVFSRPALYTTVLGLAAVGAGVALGMGLRDVGQATDAEGVRQITRTEYLAAQRKDALATALMAGGGAVAAGSLVWLIVVPARSEPVSSSVAPVAGAPASPGMALHFVFGGSF is encoded by the coding sequence ATGCCTAACCGTTTCGTGTTGTCTGGTGCCTTGTTGCTGGCGCTCCTCGCGCTGGCCCCGGCGCCCGCCCGGGCCCAGGGTGGCTTCGGGCTGGATCTCTCCGGGGACTCGACGCCCCAGGCTCCGCTGGAGCAGGGCGAGGAGCCGCCCCCGGACTCGGGCTCGCTGGGCCTGGACTTGAGCTCGGGCCCGAACGCCGAGCTGCAGCCGCGACTGGCCTACGTGGGCCTGGACACGCCCGAGCGCGCGGGCGCCGCGGTGTCCAAGCGCTGGGTGGGGTGGTTGCAGTCGGCCGCCTTCCGCACGGGCCGCGTGGTGCGGGCGGCGGACCCCGCCGAGACGCGCAAGCAGCTCGGCGCCGAGTACGCGGCGCTGGTGCGCTGCCAGGAGGCCGAGTGCATGAAGGCCGCCGCGGACACGCTCGACGCGGACCTGCTCACCACGTCGCGGCTGGCGCTGGAGGACGACGGCTGGACGCTGCGGCTGTGGACGTATGACCGTGACCGGGGCGTGGTGGAGACGGACACGGTGACGGGCCGCAAGCCGGCCGACAGCGCCTTCATCCGCGAGGCGGGCACGGTGCTGGCCCGGCGCGTGACGGAGCTGGCGCGGCCGCGCGCGCTGCTCAAGGTGACGTGCAACGTGTCCCAGGCGGTGGTGCGCGTGGGCGAGCGCATGCTGGGCGTGGGCAGCGTCGAGGCGAAGCTGCCGCCCGGCGAGGTGCAGCTCATCGTGGAGGCGGACGACTACACCCCGTCCACGCGGACGCTCACGCTCGTGGCCGGCGAGACGAAGGAAGTGGCGGTGCGGCTGGAGCTCAATGGCCCCTCGCCCGAGGGCCCGGGCCTGGACGCGGTGGCCAACCTCAAGTCCTCGCGCAAGAAGTCCTCGGGCCCCTCGGTGTTCAGCCGGCCCGCGCTCTACACCACGGTGCTGGGCCTGGCGGCGGTGGGCGCGGGCGTGGCGCTCGGCATGGGCCTGCGTGACGTGGGGCAGGCCACCGACGCCGAGGGCGTGCGGCAGATCACCCGCACCGAGTACCTGGCCGCCCAGCGCAAGGACGCGCTCGCCACGGCGCTGATGGCTGGCGGTGGCGCGGTGGCGGCGGGCAGTCTGGTGTGGCTCATCGTGGTTCCGGCGCGCTCGGAGCCCGTGTCTTCCTCGGTGGCGCCCGTGGCGGGCGCTCCGGCGAGCCCGGGCATGGCGCTGCACTTCGTGTTTGGCGGGAGCTTCTGA
- a CDS encoding DUF4215 domain-containing protein — MQQLPRPLLALLSALFLLSAACSSPSEVCGNGVIEGEEQCDDGNRVDDDACSNSCQLAEKAVCGNGKVEVGELCDDGNQVDGDGCQRDCKPTPPDQEVLAICGNGIRETGEACDDGNRVDGDGCEHDCQVTPLVQEACAPAESMPQPAAGQTCAVVEAGSGGARLFQGTVLMEGRTLQGGQVLVNRDGLISCAACDCSTHPDAAGATRLSCPQGVISPALINAHDHIDYQKPPSASLEERYEHRHDWRSAGPVSPGHTKVPSGSTAKIDTILWAELRQVMSGTTAIASSGGRAGFLRDLSTDDSAAEGYAQGGLRAPKLDFQTFPLGDSSGPLLANGCGYKSIDTPSAIPALGAYLPHVSEGITEAARNEFRCLSGQGDKSQNLMTGRTAIIHGVGVTAAEVATMAKTGTGLIWSPRSNESLYGDTAQVTLYKQMGVAIALGTDWLQSGSMNMLRELQCADYLNQVQLAYSFTDEQLWRMATGTAADLTLTGNKLGRIALGKVADLAIFRLNAHVRSPHRAVIAANPEDVVLTLRGGKPLFGDANLVAALTADTLCDALDVCGSAKTVCVKSETMADASKGEATGKSLADLQAANATSYPLFFCGAPPTNEPTCVPRRTATTGALASVNGSNLYNGQRRLGDMDGDGIDDAQDNCPFLFNPIRPLDNGKQADTDGDGVGDACDLCPLDANSKACLAAEPIDRDGDAVRDSDDNCPGTYNPDQADSDGDGHGDACDACPTPNPDDSVCSVSIYAIKKPVGGKYPLVGTTISIPSAVVTAVTGKNYYLQVPEAERSPDGEKWSGVYVYSSGTTPKVGDRLTINSANVVEYHGQIQLSGRVTFTKGAALPVPAPILVTPAEVATGGARAAELEGVLVQLNDVTVTQQEPPLGAGDSSPSNEFVVDTTPATGGVRVNDFVYAYSPLPAVGTQYRWVRGVLEWRNGNSKVEPRDASDLLGPPPGLQSFGAASGQFIRVHAGCDTTGCALIGPTKLELVLAGTDGQDVEVTVTSSDPSALGVANGGRILIPKGSTRVEVPLIPLAQAAHVTLSARVRGYAALQTEVRVLGTNEAPSLVSLSPNPLLTAPGFALPVTATLDIPAPAGTTFQVAVAPELGSAPATVSFAADATTASFSFLANRDASTSATGAIAVQGAQGVVGSAQTEVRFTADFPKLQALTPATSTVVQGAAQEFTVTLNKVAEGDTSVSLTAAASVAGATFGAVPSTVTVPRGSASATFLFTADTKASGSGTVHASLGPSDVSVAISTRVPYPKLLSITPSTLRIAPGATRTLVVTLDKAAEAGGFPLTLSLSSPALGTLDKQSVTIAEKAKTAEVTFTAGSVETTGWLDALSQVGPGSSVATGLQVAPPQPHVVISEVSARGPTAASDDFVELYNPTDSDIDLSGWVLQYRTASTTSAAVNYTNLKVIDTGKVIKAHGYFLLTNNAYSTIGTNSVLSDQSWGGTDVSATAANLRLGTSAVTVDPTVLTGVVDTVAFGTGRMLPEGNAIPSHPAAGGSLERKALSTSTAASMAAGGADALKGNGYDADDNATDFVARAARDPQNSASPTEAP, encoded by the coding sequence ATGCAACAGCTCCCCCGACCTCTCCTGGCCCTCCTCAGCGCGCTCTTCCTCCTCTCCGCCGCCTGCTCCTCGCCGTCCGAGGTCTGCGGCAACGGTGTCATCGAAGGAGAGGAGCAATGTGACGACGGCAACCGCGTGGACGACGACGCGTGTTCCAACAGCTGTCAGCTCGCCGAGAAAGCGGTGTGCGGCAATGGCAAGGTGGAGGTGGGCGAGCTGTGTGACGACGGCAACCAGGTGGACGGGGATGGGTGCCAGCGCGATTGCAAGCCGACGCCGCCGGATCAGGAGGTGCTGGCGATCTGCGGCAATGGCATCCGGGAGACGGGCGAGGCGTGCGATGACGGCAACCGGGTGGACGGGGATGGGTGCGAGCACGACTGCCAGGTGACGCCGCTGGTGCAGGAGGCGTGCGCCCCGGCGGAGAGCATGCCCCAGCCGGCCGCGGGCCAGACGTGCGCGGTGGTGGAGGCCGGCAGCGGCGGCGCGCGGCTGTTCCAGGGCACGGTGCTGATGGAGGGCCGGACGCTCCAGGGCGGCCAGGTGCTGGTGAACCGCGATGGCCTCATCTCCTGCGCGGCGTGTGACTGCTCGACCCATCCGGATGCCGCGGGCGCCACGCGCCTGTCCTGCCCCCAGGGCGTCATCTCCCCCGCGCTCATCAACGCGCACGACCACATCGACTACCAGAAGCCGCCCTCGGCCTCGCTGGAGGAGCGCTACGAGCACCGCCATGACTGGCGCTCGGCGGGCCCGGTGTCCCCCGGTCACACCAAGGTGCCCAGCGGCAGCACGGCGAAGATCGACACCATCCTGTGGGCGGAGCTGCGCCAGGTGATGTCCGGCACCACGGCCATCGCCAGCAGCGGCGGCCGCGCGGGCTTCCTGCGCGACCTGAGCACGGACGACTCGGCGGCGGAGGGCTACGCCCAGGGGGGCCTGCGCGCGCCCAAGCTGGACTTCCAGACGTTCCCGCTGGGGGACAGCTCCGGCCCGCTGCTCGCCAATGGCTGCGGCTACAAGAGCATCGACACGCCGAGCGCCATCCCCGCGCTGGGCGCCTACCTGCCGCACGTGTCCGAGGGCATCACCGAGGCGGCGCGCAACGAGTTCCGCTGCCTGTCCGGCCAGGGCGACAAGAGCCAGAACCTGATGACGGGGCGCACGGCCATCATCCACGGCGTCGGCGTGACGGCGGCCGAGGTGGCCACCATGGCCAAGACGGGCACGGGCCTCATCTGGTCGCCGCGCTCCAACGAGTCGCTGTACGGCGACACGGCCCAGGTGACGCTCTACAAGCAGATGGGCGTGGCCATCGCGCTGGGCACGGACTGGTTGCAGTCCGGCTCCATGAACATGCTGCGCGAGCTGCAGTGCGCCGACTACCTCAACCAGGTCCAGCTCGCCTACTCCTTCACCGACGAGCAGCTCTGGCGCATGGCCACGGGGACCGCCGCGGACCTGACGCTCACGGGCAACAAGCTGGGCCGCATCGCGCTGGGCAAGGTGGCGGACCTGGCCATCTTCCGCCTCAACGCGCACGTGCGCTCGCCCCACCGCGCCGTCATCGCCGCCAACCCCGAGGACGTGGTGCTCACCCTGCGCGGCGGCAAGCCGCTCTTCGGCGATGCGAACCTGGTGGCCGCCCTGACGGCGGACACGCTGTGTGACGCGCTGGACGTCTGCGGCTCGGCCAAGACGGTGTGCGTGAAGTCGGAGACCATGGCCGACGCCTCCAAGGGCGAGGCGACGGGCAAGAGCCTCGCGGACCTCCAGGCGGCCAACGCGACCTCCTACCCGCTGTTCTTCTGCGGCGCGCCGCCCACCAACGAGCCCACGTGCGTGCCGCGCCGCACCGCCACCACCGGCGCGCTCGCGTCCGTCAACGGCTCCAACCTCTACAACGGCCAGCGCCGGCTCGGGGACATGGACGGCGACGGCATCGACGACGCGCAGGACAACTGCCCCTTCCTCTTCAACCCCATCCGCCCCCTGGACAACGGCAAGCAGGCCGACACGGACGGCGATGGCGTGGGCGATGCGTGTGACCTGTGCCCGCTGGACGCCAACAGCAAGGCGTGTCTGGCCGCCGAGCCCATCGACCGCGACGGCGACGCCGTGCGCGACTCCGACGACAACTGCCCGGGCACCTACAACCCGGACCAGGCGGACTCGGACGGTGACGGCCATGGCGATGCGTGCGACGCGTGCCCCACGCCCAACCCCGACGACTCGGTCTGCTCCGTCTCCATCTACGCCATCAAGAAGCCCGTGGGCGGCAAGTACCCGCTCGTGGGCACCACCATCTCCATCCCCAGCGCGGTGGTGACGGCGGTGACGGGCAAGAATTACTACCTCCAGGTGCCCGAGGCCGAGCGCAGCCCCGACGGCGAGAAGTGGTCCGGCGTCTACGTCTACTCCTCCGGCACCACGCCCAAGGTGGGCGACCGCCTCACCATCAACTCGGCCAACGTGGTGGAGTACCACGGGCAGATCCAGCTGAGCGGCCGGGTCACCTTCACCAAGGGCGCGGCGCTGCCCGTGCCCGCCCCCATCCTCGTCACGCCCGCCGAGGTGGCCACGGGGGGCGCGCGCGCCGCGGAGCTCGAGGGCGTGCTGGTGCAGCTCAACGACGTCACGGTGACCCAGCAGGAGCCGCCCCTGGGCGCCGGGGACTCCTCGCCGAGCAACGAGTTCGTCGTCGACACCACCCCGGCCACGGGCGGCGTGCGCGTGAACGACTTCGTCTACGCCTACTCGCCCCTGCCCGCCGTGGGCACCCAGTACCGCTGGGTGCGCGGCGTGCTGGAGTGGCGCAACGGCAACTCCAAGGTGGAGCCCCGGGACGCGAGCGATCTGCTCGGGCCGCCCCCGGGCCTCCAGTCCTTCGGCGCGGCCTCGGGCCAGTTCATCCGGGTGCACGCGGGCTGTGACACCACGGGCTGCGCGCTCATCGGCCCGACGAAGCTCGAGCTGGTGCTCGCCGGGACGGACGGGCAGGACGTGGAGGTCACCGTCACCTCCAGTGACCCGAGCGCGCTCGGGGTGGCCAACGGCGGCCGGATCCTCATCCCCAAGGGCTCCACCCGCGTCGAGGTGCCGCTGATTCCCCTCGCGCAGGCGGCGCATGTGACGCTGTCGGCCCGGGTGCGTGGCTACGCGGCGCTCCAGACGGAGGTGCGCGTGCTGGGCACCAACGAGGCCCCCTCGCTCGTGTCCCTCTCGCCCAACCCCCTGCTCACCGCGCCGGGCTTCGCCCTGCCGGTGACGGCCACCCTGGACATCCCCGCCCCGGCGGGCACGACGTTCCAGGTGGCCGTGGCCCCGGAGCTGGGCTCGGCGCCCGCCACGGTGAGCTTCGCGGCCGACGCCACCACCGCCTCCTTCTCCTTCCTGGCCAACCGCGACGCGTCCACCTCGGCCACGGGCGCCATCGCGGTGCAGGGGGCCCAGGGCGTGGTGGGCTCGGCGCAGACCGAGGTCCGCTTCACCGCGGACTTCCCCAAGCTCCAGGCGCTCACGCCCGCGACGTCCACCGTCGTCCAGGGCGCGGCCCAGGAGTTCACCGTGACGCTCAACAAGGTGGCGGAAGGGGACACGTCCGTGTCCCTCACGGCCGCCGCCTCCGTCGCCGGGGCCACCTTCGGCGCGGTGCCCTCCACGGTGACGGTGCCCCGGGGCAGCGCCTCGGCCACGTTCCTCTTCACCGCCGACACCAAGGCCTCCGGCTCCGGCACCGTGCACGCCTCGCTCGGGCCCTCGGATGTCTCCGTGGCCATCTCCACGCGCGTGCCGTACCCCAAGCTCTTGAGCATCACCCCTTCCACGTTGCGCATCGCCCCTGGCGCCACGCGCACGCTCGTGGTGACGCTGGACAAGGCGGCCGAGGCGGGCGGCTTCCCGCTGACGCTCTCCCTGTCTTCCCCCGCGCTGGGCACGCTCGACAAGCAGAGCGTCACCATCGCGGAGAAGGCGAAGACGGCCGAGGTCACCTTTACCGCGGGTTCGGTGGAGACGACCGGCTGGCTGGACGCGCTGAGCCAGGTGGGCCCGGGCAGCTCGGTGGCCACGGGCCTCCAGGTGGCGCCGCCCCAGCCGCACGTGGTCATCAGCGAGGTGAGCGCGCGCGGGCCCACCGCCGCCTCGGATGACTTCGTGGAGCTGTACAACCCCACCGACTCGGACATCGACCTGAGCGGCTGGGTGCTCCAGTACCGCACCGCCAGCACGACCAGCGCCGCCGTGAACTACACGAACCTCAAGGTCATCGACACGGGCAAGGTCATCAAGGCGCACGGCTACTTCCTGCTCACCAACAACGCCTACTCGACCATCGGCACCAACAGCGTCCTCTCGGACCAGTCGTGGGGCGGCACGGACGTCTCGGCCACCGCCGCCAACCTGCGGCTGGGCACGAGCGCCGTCACCGTGGACCCCACGGTGCTCACGGGCGTGGTGGACACCGTGGCCTTCGGCACCGGCCGCATGCTGCCCGAGGGCAACGCCATCCCCTCGCATCCCGCGGCCGGAGGCAGCCTCGAGCGCAAGGCCCTGTCCACCTCGACGGCGGCGAGCATGGCCGCGGGCGGCGCGGACGCGCTCAAGGGCAACGGCTACGACGCGGACGACAACGCCACGGACTTCGTGGCGCGCGCCGCGCGGGATCCGCAGAACTCCGCGAGCCCCACCGAGGCGCCCTGA